A region of the Euryarchaeota archaeon genome:
ACGTGGCCGGAATTCCTCAAGTAGGCTCGCGCCTTCGGATTCGAACGCTTCCAGCAATTTTGCGCCGACGGCTGCGAGCCACGCATCTTCGCGAGTGAGTTCCACAATTCCAATTCGCCGCGGATCGATTCTGGTCTTTCTGGTCACACTTCGACCCCGATCTCTATCCGCTCGTAGCCCACGTGGGGCACGCTTCGGGTCCGACCCGCTCCTTTCACGCTCTCTAATTGCACGAGGCCGAGTCCCTCCAAGATGTCGAGATCCGTGGTGACGGATTTTCGGTCCCGCTTGGCCAGCTTCGCGAGTTCGTATACACTCGCGGGTCGCTCGTGCCGGATCAGGGTCAAGAGCCGCAGGCGCTCGCTGGTCAGGAAACTGCGAAGCGCCTCGGCGTCG
Encoded here:
- a CDS encoding MarR family transcriptional regulator, encoding MKARKVRIEIMTEEQEIEATARSLERIAKRATKKREDNLIFRDAEALRSFLTSERLRLLTLIRHERPASVYELAKLAKRDRKSVTTDLDILEGLGLVQLESVKGAGRTRSVPHVGYERIEIGVEV